GAGGTGGCCGCTCGGGGTCAGGTGCCCCACGTCCCCGGTGATGAGGAAGCCGTCCTCGTCGAAGGCGGCGGCGGTCTGGGCCGGGTCGAGGTAGCCCTGGCAGACGGCCTCGCCGCGGAGCCGGACCTCCCCGTCCCCGGTGCCGGTTCCGCCGCCCGTGCCGAGGCCGTCGCCGATGATCCGGATCTCCATGCCGGCGGGCGGACGGCCCTCGGTCGTGGCGAGGTTCTCCTCGGTGTCGTCGGGGTCGCCCATGGTGATCATCGGGACCTCGGTCATGCCGTACCCGTGCGTGAGCCGGCAGCCCAGCTCCTTCCGTACCGCGTGGTAGATCTCCGGCGGCTTCGGCGCCCCGCCGCCCGCGAGGAGCCGCAGGGTGGGGATGACCGGCTCGTCCGGCCGCTTGCGCTGCTCGGCGAGGAACATCGCGTAGAAGGCGGTGGAGCCGCCGGCGACGGTGACGCCGTGCGCGCGGTACTCGTCCAGCGCCTCGGGCAGCGCGAACTGTTCGAACATGACGGCGGGGAATCCGTACAGCAGGAGCATCACCGTGTAGTCGGGCCCGGCGATGTGCGCGTACGGGAAGGCCATCGAGCCGACGTCCTCGGCCGTCAGGCGCAGGGCGTGGGCGAGGCAGGAGCCGCCGGCCAGGAGTGAGCGGTCGGTGTGCAGGACGCCCTTGGGGTCGGAGGTCGTGCCGGAGGTCCAGTAGATCCAGCGGACGCCGGTGCCGGAGGCGGGCGGCGGCGGCAGGACCTCCGGGTCGCCGTCCGGGAGGGAGTCGTACGCCTCGAAGATCCCGCGCGCGCCGAGCCGCCGGGCCATCTCCGTGTGGTCGAAGCCGCGCCACACCCCGGGGACGGCGAAGTAGTCGGCCTTGGACTCGCGCAGCGCGAAGCCGACCTCCTTGTCCCGGTAGAAGGGGATCACGGGCGTCTGTACGGCTCCGATGCGGGCGAGCGCGAAGGAGAGCACCGCGGTCTCGATACGGGTGGGCAGCTGCCAGGCGACGACCGTGCCCGGTCGCACCCCCATCCCGTACAGCCCGGCGGCGCAGCGCTCGGCGCGCTCGCGCAGGCCGCCGAAGGTGAGGACGCGGTCGCCCTGGAGCAGGACGGGCCGGTCGGGGGTGAGGGCGGCGCGGCGTTCGACGAGCTCCCAGAGCGTGCGGGACTCGCCCAGGGCGTGCGCGGTCTGGTCCAGGGCCGTATCCATGACCGTACTCCTCTTGGCTGACGTTCCGTCAGATCGTGCGGAGAGCGTAGAGGTCCTGCGCTTGTCGGTCCAGGGGTGCGGGGCTAGCCTGATCCCGTCAGATCTGACGGGTCATCAGAAACGGCCCATCGAGTTCGGGAGAGGGTCCCATGAGCTCCAGCGCGGAACTGCCCCGCATCATCAGCGTCGACGACCACGTGATCGAGCCCGCCCACCTCTTCGAGACCTGGCTCCCGAAGAAGTACCGCGACCGCGGCCCCAAGGCCCTCACGGCCGGGATCGGCGAGCTCGCCTACGTCGCCGGCAAGTACCAGATCACGATGGACCCCGAAGGGCCGCCCACCGACTGGTGGATCTACGAGGACCTCAAGTTCCCGTACAAGCGCAACATCGCCGCCGTCGGCTTCGACCGCGACGACATGACCCTCGAAGGCATCACCCGCGCCGAGATGCGCCGCGGCTGCTGGGACCCCAAGGCGCGCCTCGCCGACATGGACCTCAACCACGTCGAGGCCTCGCTCTGCTTCCCCACCTTCCCGCGCTTCTGCGGCCAGACCTTCGCCGAGGCCCACGACAAGGAGGTGGCCCTCGCCTGCGTCCGCGCCTACAACGACTGGATGGTCGAGGAGTGGTGCGGCGACAGCGGCGGCCGGCTGATCCCGCTGTGCATCATCCCCCTGTGGGACATCGACCTCGCCGTCGCCGAGATCCGGCGCAACGCCGCCCGGGGCGTCAAGGCCGTCACCTTCTCCGAGATCCCCACCCACCTCGGACTCCCCTCCATCCACTCCGGCTACTGGGACCCCTTCTTCGCCGTCTGCCAGGAGACGGGGACCGTGGTCAACATGCACATCGGCTCCAGCAGCCAGATGCCCGCCGCCTCCCCCGACGCGCCCCCCGCCGTCCAGGCGTCCCTCAGCTTCAACAACGCCATGGCGTCGATGATGGACTTCCTCTTCTCCGGCGTCCTCGTGAAGTTCCCGCGCCTCAAGCTCGCCTACAGCGAGGGCCAGATGGGCTGGATCCCGTACGCCCTCGAACGCGCCGACGACGTGTGGGAGGAGCACCGCGCCTGGGGCGGCGTCCGCGACCTCATCCCCGAGCCCCCGTCCACGTACTACTACCGGCAGATCTTCTGCTGCTTCTTCCGCGACAAGCACGGCATCGCCTCGCTCGACGTCGTCGGCCGCGACAACGCCACCTTCGAGACCGACTACCCGCACGTCGACTCGACCTTCCCGCACACCAAGGAGGTCGCCCTCGACCACGTCCAGGGCCTCGACGACGAGACGATCTACAAGCTCATGCGCGGCAACGCCATCCGCATGCTGGATCTGGGAATCGTCTGATGGACCTCGCCCACAGCGAAGAGGAGGAGGAGTTCCGGGCCCGGCTGCGCGAGTGGCTGGCCGCGGTGCTGCCCACGCTCCCGGCCCGGCCCGACCCGCTCGACTGGCCGGCCCGGCGGGCGTACGACTGCGGCTGGCAGCGCCGGCTGTACGACGCCGGGTACGCGGACGTCCACTGGGACGCGTCACCGACCCAGCGGCTCATCTTCCTGGAGGAGACCGAGCTCGCCGGGGCGCCCTACGTCGGCGCCAACTTCGTCGGACTGCTCCACGCCGGCCCGACGATCGCCGCCGAGGGCACGGCCGGGCAGCGGGACCGCTGGCTGCCGGGGATCCTGCGCGGCGACGAGGTCTGGTGCCAGGGCTTCAGCGAACCCGAGGCCGGCTCCGACCTGGCCTCGCTCCGCACCCGGGCGGTCCGGGACGGGGACGCGTACGTCGTCAGCGGCCAGAAGATCTGGACCTCGCACGCCGAGGTCGCCGACTGGTGCGAACTCCTCGTCCGTACGGACCCCACGGCGTCCAAGCACCGGGGCATCAGCTGGCTCGCCATGCCCATGGACGCCCCCGGCGTCACCGTACGGCCGCTGCGCACCCTCGCCGGGTCCACCGAGTTCGCCGAGATGTTCCTCGACGAGGTGCGGATCCCCGTCGGGAACCGGGTGGGGGAGGAGAACGACGGCTGGCGCGTCACCATGGTGACCCTCTCCTTCGAACGCGGCACCGCGTTCGTCGGCGAGGTCGTCGCCTGCCGCCGCCTCCTCGGCGAACTCGCCCGTACGGCACGGAGGAACGGCACCTGGGACGACCCCGTCCTGCGGCGGCGGCTCGGCAGGCTCTCCGCCGAGTTCCAGGCCCTGTGGCGGCTCACCCAGGCCAACGTCAGCGAGGCCCAGGCGACGGGCGGGGTGCCCGGCGCCGGCGGCTCCGTCTTCAAGCTGCACTACTCGCACGCCCGCCAGGAGCTGTACGAGGCCGCCGCCGCCGTCCTCGGCCCGGACGCGCTCGACCTCGGCCGCGACTGGACCCTCGACCGGCTGTCCTCGCTCTCGTACACGATCGCCGCCGGCACGTCCCAGATCCAGCGCAACATCGTCGCCGAGCGCATCCTCGGCCTTCCGAAGGGACGGTGACCCCCGCCATGGACTTCCGACTCACCGAGGACCAGCGGGCGCTGCGGAAGGGGGTACGGGAGCTGCTGGCGCGGCTCTTCGGCCGGGAGGCGCTGCGGGCGGCCGTGGACGCGCCTTCGCCTTCCCTGGACCGCGAGCTGTGGCGGGAGCTCGGCGCCGCCGGGTTCTTCGCGCTGCGGCTGCCGGAGGAGGAGGGCGGGGTGGGGCTCGGGCTGCCGGAGGCGGTGCTGGCCTTCGAGGAGGCGGGGCGGTGCCTGGTGCCGGGGCCGTTGGTCGCCACGCATGTGGCGGCGGGGGCTGTGCCGGGGGCGGCGGAGGGTTCCACTGTCGTGACGGAGGTGGACGAGGGGCTGGTCCCGTGGCTGGACGAGGCGGATGTGGTGCTGGGGGATGTGGCCGGTGCCGCACCGATGCGATCGGTCGATCCGCTGACGCCCCTGCACAGGGTGCCGGGGCTCGTGGGCACAACGGGGGTGCCGGACACGGCGGACGTTCTGCCGGCAACGGGGGTCGCCGTCCTCCTCACCGCTGCCGAGCAAGTGGGGAGCGCGGCGGCGACTACCGAGATGGCCGTGCGGTACGCGCGGGAGCGGGAGCAGTTCGGGCAGGTCATCGGGGGGTTCCAGGCGGTGAAGCATCTCTGCGCCGGGATGCTCGTGCGGGTCGAGCTCGCTCGGGCCGCCGTGTGGGCCGCCTCCGTCACCGCCGATCCCGTCGAGATCGCCGGGGCCAAGCTGCTCGCCGACGAGGCCGCCACCGGGAACGCGCGCGACTGTCTCCAGGTGTACGGCGGCATGGGCTTCACGTGGGAGGCGGACGTGCATCTGCACCTGAAGCGGGCCTGGGTGCGGGCGGGACTGCGGCTGCCGGCCGCGCGGGCCGAGGAGGTGGTGGCGGCCGGGCTGTAGCGCTCCGCGTTCGCAGGGTCACGGAATGTTGATACCGGGTTGTGTCCTTCGCCGGGGCCGTCACGGCCCGGAGTCGGTCTCCGGCTCCGGTACTCTCCGTGGGATGCGCGTGCTCGTTGGCCCGGATCGTCCCGGTGTCGCCCCTGAGGTGACTCCGGGCCCGGGAATGCCCGCCGCTCGCGCCCGGCGTTCGACTACCCGCAGAGTGCGTCGCACAGTATGGGCCATGCGTACTCCTTCGCGCTGGAATATGCCCGAAGCGCTTGTTGCGGTGACTGTACGTCAACCATGCTGTCCCATAAGGGAATCACGTTCCGTGAAGGTGTGTCCGCCGGTTCGGATGGTGTGAGCGGTGCAGGTGCTTCAGGTTCAGTTGGAGGTCGGGCCCGACCCGGCGGAAGTGGGGCGAGCCCGGAGGTGGGCGCGGTCGCGGCTCGCCGGGTCGGGCATAGGGGACGACGAGCCGCTGGCGGAGACGCTGGTGCTGCTGATCTCCGAGCTCGTGACCAACGCCGTGGTGCACACCGGCTGCCCGGCCGTGCTGCGGATGCTGTTCGCGGCGGAGGGCGGGGTGCGGGTCGAGGTGGCGGACGCGAGTGACCGCCCGCCGCAGCCCCGGCACGCGGAGGGTGACGACACCAACGGGCGCGGCCTGGAGCTGGTGGACGGCCTCGCGGACCGGTGGGGCTGGCAGCCCGAGGGCGCGGGGAAGAGCATCTGGTGCGAGGTGGACCGGATGCCGGCGGAGGCGTCCGCGGCCGCCCGGAATCCGGGTGTCTCGGTGTCGCCCGGCCGGGTGCACTGTTGACGGTTCGTTCCGTTTTGCCCACTCTGGTGTGAGCGATTCGTGGCGAGGGGAGCCGAGGACCGTGGGTCCTCGGCC
Above is a genomic segment from Streptomyces sp. NBC_00094 containing:
- a CDS encoding amidohydrolase family protein, with the translated sequence MSSSAELPRIISVDDHVIEPAHLFETWLPKKYRDRGPKALTAGIGELAYVAGKYQITMDPEGPPTDWWIYEDLKFPYKRNIAAVGFDRDDMTLEGITRAEMRRGCWDPKARLADMDLNHVEASLCFPTFPRFCGQTFAEAHDKEVALACVRAYNDWMVEEWCGDSGGRLIPLCIIPLWDIDLAVAEIRRNAARGVKAVTFSEIPTHLGLPSIHSGYWDPFFAVCQETGTVVNMHIGSSSQMPAASPDAPPAVQASLSFNNAMASMMDFLFSGVLVKFPRLKLAYSEGQMGWIPYALERADDVWEEHRAWGGVRDLIPEPPSTYYYRQIFCCFFRDKHGIASLDVVGRDNATFETDYPHVDSTFPHTKEVALDHVQGLDDETIYKLMRGNAIRMLDLGIV
- a CDS encoding acyl-CoA dehydrogenase family protein, whose translation is MDLAHSEEEEEFRARLREWLAAVLPTLPARPDPLDWPARRAYDCGWQRRLYDAGYADVHWDASPTQRLIFLEETELAGAPYVGANFVGLLHAGPTIAAEGTAGQRDRWLPGILRGDEVWCQGFSEPEAGSDLASLRTRAVRDGDAYVVSGQKIWTSHAEVADWCELLVRTDPTASKHRGISWLAMPMDAPGVTVRPLRTLAGSTEFAEMFLDEVRIPVGNRVGEENDGWRVTMVTLSFERGTAFVGEVVACRRLLGELARTARRNGTWDDPVLRRRLGRLSAEFQALWRLTQANVSEAQATGGVPGAGGSVFKLHYSHARQELYEAAAAVLGPDALDLGRDWTLDRLSSLSYTIAAGTSQIQRNIVAERILGLPKGR
- a CDS encoding ATP-binding protein — protein: MQVLQVQLEVGPDPAEVGRARRWARSRLAGSGIGDDEPLAETLVLLISELVTNAVVHTGCPAVLRMLFAAEGGVRVEVADASDRPPQPRHAEGDDTNGRGLELVDGLADRWGWQPEGAGKSIWCEVDRMPAEASAAARNPGVSVSPGRVHC
- a CDS encoding acyl-CoA dehydrogenase family protein, translating into MDFRLTEDQRALRKGVRELLARLFGREALRAAVDAPSPSLDRELWRELGAAGFFALRLPEEEGGVGLGLPEAVLAFEEAGRCLVPGPLVATHVAAGAVPGAAEGSTVVTEVDEGLVPWLDEADVVLGDVAGAAPMRSVDPLTPLHRVPGLVGTTGVPDTADVLPATGVAVLLTAAEQVGSAAATTEMAVRYAREREQFGQVIGGFQAVKHLCAGMLVRVELARAAVWAASVTADPVEIAGAKLLADEAATGNARDCLQVYGGMGFTWEADVHLHLKRAWVRAGLRLPAARAEEVVAAGL
- a CDS encoding class I adenylate-forming enzyme family protein, which translates into the protein MDQTAHALGESRTLWELVERRAALTPDRPVLLQGDRVLTFGGLRERAERCAAGLYGMGVRPGTVVAWQLPTRIETAVLSFALARIGAVQTPVIPFYRDKEVGFALRESKADYFAVPGVWRGFDHTEMARRLGARGIFEAYDSLPDGDPEVLPPPPASGTGVRWIYWTSGTTSDPKGVLHTDRSLLAGGSCLAHALRLTAEDVGSMAFPYAHIAGPDYTVMLLLYGFPAVMFEQFALPEALDEYRAHGVTVAGGSTAFYAMFLAEQRKRPDEPVIPTLRLLAGGGAPKPPEIYHAVRKELGCRLTHGYGMTEVPMITMGDPDDTEENLATTEGRPPAGMEIRIIGDGLGTGGGTGTGDGEVRLRGEAVCQGYLDPAQTAAAFDEDGFLITGDVGHLTPSGHLVLTGRIKDIIIRKGENISAKEIEDLLHGHPDVGDAAVIGLPDPERGERVCAVVEQPPGAAPLTLGAVTGFLREAGLSVHKLPEQLEVVAALPRNETLRKVLKYQLRERFGPAR